Genomic DNA from Arthrobacter sp. B1I2:
GATGCAGTCCTCCAGCGTGAACCGCAGATGCCGCGGCAGCCCGGCCATGACCTCCTGGTCCAGTCCCCCGGCCGGCGGCGGGAGTTCGGCGTGCAGGAAGGGATAGGCCAGCAGGAGCCTGGCCGGCAGCGGCTTGCCGGCGTCAATCAGGTAGAGCGCGGCCCCCACGGCCAGGTTGCCGCCGGCACCGGCACCGCCCAGGCAGAGCAGCTCCGGATCCAGTCCCAGTGATACGGCATTCTTCCGGGCCCAGAACCAGCCGGCCAGTGCGTCGTCGTGCGGAATGGGGAAGGACACGCCGTCCCGTGCCAGCCGGTAGTCCACGGACAGCACCGGCGTCCCCCGGCTGGCGAGCACCCGTGCCAGGTAGTCCGATTCGGGGGTGTCCACGCTGCCGCTGACGAAACCGCCGCCGTGCAGCCACACCAGTGCGGGGCTGTCCGTGCCTGCCGGCTCGCCGTAAATGCGGATGGCCACCGGCCCGTGCCGCCCGTCGGCGGTGGCGGTACGGATGGGGACATCCGGGCCCGGCGAGCGCACGGCGTCCGGGTTCAGGAACTGCGGCCCCTCCGGGCTGGCCAGGTATTCGGCGAAACCCGCGGCCGATGCCTCGCCCTGTCCCGCGGTTTCCGTGGCGTCGGCGGATGCCGCAGCTGGTTCAGTTCGGGGTGTCATGGTGTTCCCAGCTTCCGTGAGAAGTAGTCGACGGCGGTGTCCAGGATGGTGTCCATCTGGTCCTCAGCTCCAAAGAAGCAGTGGTCACCGCCCGTGATGGTCACCACCTGGTGCTCGACGCCGGAGTTGGCGAGCGCGGCGGCCAGCAGCTCGGTCTGCGAGTGCGGGACCAGGCCATCGCTGTCGCCGTGGACCAGGAGGAACGGCGCGGCATCAGCGGCCACGTAGCTGACCGGGCTGGCCGCGGCCAGCAGTTCCGGGTCATCCGATCCGCCCACCAGCATGTATTCGGGCTGCAGCGGCATCCCCGGCGGGACAGCTGCGGTCAACGCGGGCGGAAAGAGGCCGTCCGGGCGCTGCATGGGCGGGATGTCCACCAGCGAGGAAACCCCGTAAAAGTCGACGACGGCGCTGACGCTGCTCGGGTGCCCCTGCGCACCGAGTCCACCCTCAAGGTCGGGGCGGTTGCCGGTGAGTCCAAGGAGCGCCACCAGGTGGCCGCCGGCGGATTCGCCCCAGGCGCCGATACGGTCCGGATCGATGTTGAGGTCAGCCGCGAATTCCCGGAGGTAGCGGACAGCGGCCTTGAGGTCGTGGAGCTGCGCCGGGAAGGGCGCTTCGAGGGAGTGCCGATAGTCAGCCGTGGCGCAGGCGATGCCGGCCTCGTTGAGCAGCCGGAACACGGAGCCGGGCGCGAACGTGGGCGGCAGTTCGCGGCGGTCGCCCAGCTGGAAGGCACCGCCGTGCACCCACAGCACCAGCGGCACCGGCCCGGACGCCTGGCGCGGCAGCCAGATATCCATCTTCAGCGGACGGAACCCGATGGCCCGCGCATACGTCACCTCGCGGTGGACCACGGACACGTCGCCGGCCGGCTCCGGTGTCCCGGGCGCGTCAAAGACCGGGAAGGGCGGAACCTCCCTGCCTCCGGGCTGGGATACGTCCGGGCGGGACGGGTCAAGTACGTCGGTAGCGTCATCCACTGTCATAGTGTGCTCCTCATCAGCTCAGGTTGTGCGGTGTCCCCACCGGTTCCGGCAAGGAAAGTATGGTGTCCGGGTCCGACGACGGCGGCCGGCTGGCCGGGCAGCAGCACCTCCGCCGTGGTGCCCGGGGGGATCGTGGCAGTGAGCGTCAGCACGCCGTCGTCCTGTATCCCCTCAGACGTTGCCCCCTCCAACGCAGTCCATCGCACCTCGACCAGGCCGTGCGGCCCGTGATGGGAGGTGGAAGCGGAAGTAAGGCCGGCCCCCGGGCACGGCTCGATGATGATCCGCTCCCAGCCCGCGCTTCCGGGTGCTTGCCGCAGTCCGGCGGCGTAGCGGTGCAGGAAGGACACCACGGCGCCCTTGCTGTAGTGGTTGAGCGACTGGTGCGCGGTACCGCGGGCGTCGATGCCGTTCCACAGTTCCCACACAGTGGTGGCGCCGCGGTCTACCATGGCCAGCCAGGACGGCTCGGTGTCCTGCATCAGCAGTTCGTAGGCCAGGCCCAGCTCGCCGTTGTCGGCCAGGACCGGGAGCAGGTAGGGCGTGGCCAGGAAGCCTGTGCCCAGATGGGTGCCGGCGTCCCGGATCAGTTCCACCAGCTGCGCCATGACGGTGGCGCGGTGGTGTGGGCCGGCCAGGTCAAAGGCCAGGGCGCGGACGCAGTTGGCCTGGCTGGCCTGGGTGACGTGGCCGGAAGGGTTGAGGTATTCCGTCTCCCACGCGTCCCGTATCCGGAGCGAAAGCACCGCCAGTTCCGCTGCCTCCCCAGCCAGCCCCAGGACACCGGCGATGCGGGCCATCAAGTCCGTGGTGTGCCGGTAGTAGGCCGTAGCCACGATGCCGTGGTCTGCGCTGCGGGCGGCGAACAGGTCCGGCTCCGGCCCGTCCGGTTCCATCCACTCCCCGAAGTGGAAGCCGGTGTCCCAGAGGTACTCCTCGTGCGGCGCAGGGGCGGGGCTTGCGGCCACCCGGGTGGCGTGCCGCTGCGTTTCCGCGGTGGTCCGGACAAAGCGCAGCCAGCGGTTCATCGCGTCCCAGTTCTCGGCCAGGAGCGAGGCATCTCCGGTGGCCAGGTACAACTCCCACGGCACCATCACGATCGCGTCCCCCCAGCCGGAGGATCCGTTGGTGAAACCCATGAACTCGGCGGAGGTAACAGCGGGGCCGGGCGTGGGCGAGATGTTGGCAATGACTCCGCTGTCCCACTGGTCCGCGCGGACATCCCGCAGCCACTTGCGGGAGAAGCCGGTGACGTCGTACAGGTACGCGGCGGTGGGAACGAACAGCTGCCAGTCCCCGGTCCAGCCGGCCTTTTCGCGCTGCGGACAGTCGGTGGGGACCTCGCAGGAGTTGTCCAGGAAGCTCCATTCCACAATGTGCTGGAGCTTGTTCAGGCGTTCATCGCTGCAGCGGAAGGTGCCGATGCGCTCCAGGTCGGTCCGGACCAGGCAACCGGTGATGTCCCCGGGTTGCAGATCCTCCCTGAGCCCCTGGACGGAGACGTACTGGAACCCGTGGGTGGTGTGCCGGGGTTCGAAAACCTCGCCCGGGGCGCCGGACGAAATGACGGTGTCCACCTGACCCGCATCACGGAGGGCACCCGGAGTCCGGAAATCGAGGGGCCGCAGGTGGTCCCGGGTAACGTCGCCGCCCTTCCCAAGGGCTTCGCCGTATTCAAGGGTGACGGTTTCGCCCGGCAGCCCGAGCCTGGTGAGCCGGATCCAGCCGTGGATGTTCTGGCCGAAGTCCACCACCTGGCTGCCGCCGGGCAGGCGCGTTATGGACACCGGGGCCAGCTCCTGCGTCACCCGGGTGGGTGGGGCCAGGGAGCCAGTCAGTGCATTGAAGCTGCCGGGACGTACGACGGCGGGACGCGGCTGCGGTGCGCCGGCCGCCACAGGCG
This window encodes:
- a CDS encoding alpha/beta hydrolase, with protein sequence MTPRTEPAAASADATETAGQGEASAAGFAEYLASPEGPQFLNPDAVRSPGPDVPIRTATADGRHGPVAIRIYGEPAGTDSPALVWLHGGGFVSGSVDTPESDYLARVLASRGTPVLSVDYRLARDGVSFPIPHDDALAGWFWARKNAVSLGLDPELLCLGGAGAGGNLAVGAALYLIDAGKPLPARLLLAYPFLHAELPPPAGGLDQEVMAGLPRHLRFTLEDCIRTAENYVGGPVSMAPSYAMPGYADPAGLPPTALLACEYDDARGSTEQFAAALERAGVPVSYFLAEGAVHGHLNHTAGLPEGQQALDFLAKELAAARRA
- a CDS encoding alpha/beta hydrolase, with translation MTVDDATDVLDPSRPDVSQPGGREVPPFPVFDAPGTPEPAGDVSVVHREVTYARAIGFRPLKMDIWLPRQASGPVPLVLWVHGGAFQLGDRRELPPTFAPGSVFRLLNEAGIACATADYRHSLEAPFPAQLHDLKAAVRYLREFAADLNIDPDRIGAWGESAGGHLVALLGLTGNRPDLEGGLGAQGHPSSVSAVVDFYGVSSLVDIPPMQRPDGLFPPALTAAVPPGMPLQPEYMLVGGSDDPELLAAASPVSYVAADAAPFLLVHGDSDGLVPHSQTELLAAALANSGVEHQVVTITGGDHCFFGAEDQMDTILDTAVDYFSRKLGTP
- a CDS encoding alpha-L-rhamnosidase, whose translation is MTAPTRLRAEHLSEAMGLTVREPRLSWTPAAGTTSQAAYRVTASNGWDTGKVESGASSGIPYSGPALHSRDRFEWRVRTWNTGADGGVTAGGWSGPMPVELGLLDAADWTAQWIGPEEPEVPAPGERPGYAFTKSFTLDAAPHKARAYATAHGIYELFINGRRVGDQQLTPGSTSYNTTLQVQAYDITGLLRAGTNTVRAILSDGWYRGTFGYTRDADMYGTHTALLAQLEMESGAGRQVIGTDATWQVSATEMLRADLMGGQWVDFRMYDGGRAPVAAGAPQPRPAVVRPGSFNALTGSLAPPTRVTQELAPVSITRLPGGSQVVDFGQNIHGWIRLTRLGLPGETVTLEYGEALGKGGDVTRDHLRPLDFRTPGALRDAGQVDTVISSGAPGEVFEPRHTTHGFQYVSVQGLREDLQPGDITGCLVRTDLERIGTFRCSDERLNKLQHIVEWSFLDNSCEVPTDCPQREKAGWTGDWQLFVPTAAYLYDVTGFSRKWLRDVRADQWDSGVIANISPTPGPAVTSAEFMGFTNGSSGWGDAIVMVPWELYLATGDASLLAENWDAMNRWLRFVRTTAETQRHATRVAASPAPAPHEEYLWDTGFHFGEWMEPDGPEPDLFAARSADHGIVATAYYRHTTDLMARIAGVLGLAGEAAELAVLSLRIRDAWETEYLNPSGHVTQASQANCVRALAFDLAGPHHRATVMAQLVELIRDAGTHLGTGFLATPYLLPVLADNGELGLAYELLMQDTEPSWLAMVDRGATTVWELWNGIDARGTAHQSLNHYSKGAVVSFLHRYAAGLRQAPGSAGWERIIIEPCPGAGLTSASTSHHGPHGLVEVRWTALEGATSEGIQDDGVLTLTATIPPGTTAEVLLPGQPAAVVGPGHHTFLAGTGGDTAQPELMRSTL